One Leptidea sinapis chromosome 32, ilLepSina1.1, whole genome shotgun sequence genomic region harbors:
- the LOC126974484 gene encoding uncharacterized protein LOC126974484, translated as MLRLIYLFGFVLSARCASAPFITPCKSGDQTCLITSARAALPHLVPGVPELGIKSMDPMHIDTIESNQGDLKLHFKDTTMTGIRGCSIDSIKHDLNKMKQSISLKCNMELVGEYLLSGQLLILPVQGQGKYKIDIRDIVIKVATDLKSEAGEDGKQHWRITKWKDSFKVLTGATFQFDNLFNGNKLLGDPVLQFVNSNWKDVMQEIAPPIVHAVLAEIIEAVQALYAAVPAEELYVQ; from the exons ATGTTGCGGTTGATATACTTGTTCGGTTTTGTGTTAAGTGCGCGATGTGCCTCtg CGCCATTTATAACACCATGCAAGAGCGGAGACCAAACCTGCCTGATTACCTCCGCGAGAGCCGCGCTGCCTCACCTGGTGCCAGGAGTACCAGAGCTCGGCATAAAGTCCATGGATCCCATGCACATTGACACCATCGAGAGCAATCAGGGCGACCTGAAGCTGCACTTCAAGGACACTACAATGACAGGCATCAGGGGATGCTCCATCGATAGTATTAA GCATGACTTAAACAAAATGAAGCAGTCAATATCGCTGAAGTGTAACATGGAGCTGGTGGGAGAGTACCTGCTGTCGGGGCAGCTTCTCATACTGCCCGTTCAGGGCCAGGGGAAATACAAGATCGATATCC GTGACATTGTCATCAAGGTGGCGACTGACCTCAAGAGTGAGGCTGGAGAAGATGGCAAGCAGCACTGGCGCATCACAAAGTGGAAAGACTCTTTCAAAGTACTCACCGGCGCCACATTTCAATTTGACAACCTGTTCAATGGAAACAAGCTCTTAG GTGATCCTGTATTGCAGTTTGTGAACAGCAATTGGAAGGATGTGATGCAGGAGATAGCGCCACCCATAGTGCACGCTGTATTGGCAGAGATCATCGAGGCTGTCCAAGCCTTGTACGCGGCTGTACCGGCTGAAGAACTTTATGTgcaataa
- the LOC126974465 gene encoding ribonuclease P protein subunit p40-like, translating to MLCPEVSSFPPPITYSTIKKDLSLEDVINTVELNNFYKSAIITCPDEVNVPAYIEDTFDDSDYYEISNLSLTEFIDPVFIETFVKHGRIYCLSINRKCINQNCAAITPDGVLTLHVLENIYQTLGIEGVKQPNNFYGITLDLNNLKRIKKLTEALSKLELFEFHMSWVPHEEDICPSTIAKYFSDKNCVVRLCNLKIEHVVPQVKEVPSLCDVDLDQVVEWAGMLLHGCDLYPEDNYTSTYYVPDSASPLKTSRISILIIKGFITPDILKNTCKSLSEHVSQRDVDYYWCALSLQSQEEGLHRWHSHSPRTFHSHNSSSNIFFTHTNQILYSIGQLNYS from the coding sequence ATGTTGTGTCCAGAAGTCAGTTCATTCCCGCCACCCATAACCTATTCAACaataaagaaagatttaagtctagaAGATGTAATAAACACTGTagaattaaataacttttataaaagtGCAATAATAACCTGTCCAGATGAAGTAAATGTACCTGCTTACATTGAAGATACATTCGATGATAGTGACTACTATGAAATATCCAATTTGAGTCTTACCGAATTTATAGATCCTGTATTTATTGAAACATTTGTGAAACATGGACGTATATATTGTTTATCAATTAACAGAAAATGTATCAATCAAAATTGTGCAGCCATAACACCTGATGGCGTGTTAACACTTCATGTTCTAGAAAACATTTATCAAACACTTGGCATTGAAGGAGTTAAACAACCAAACAATTTTTATGGGATCACCTTAGACTTGAATAACCTGAAACGAATAAAAAAGTTAACTGAGGCTCTAAGTAAGCTAGAACTATTTGAGTTTCATATGTCTTGGGTACCACATGAAGAAGATATTTGCCCCTCTACAATAGCTAAATACTTTAGTGATAAAAACTGTGTAGTTAGACTGTGTAATTTGAAAATTGAACATGTTGTACCACAAGTTAAGGAAGTACCATCTCTTTGTGATGTAGACTTAGACCAAGTTGTAGAATGGGCTGGAATGTTACTACATGGTTGTGACTTGTATCCAGAAGATAACTATACAAGTACTTACTATGTCCCCGATAGTGCATCACCATTGAAAACATCAAGAATATCAATACTTATCATTAAAGGATTTATAACACCTGACATACTAAAAAATACATGTAAGAGTTTATCTGAGCATGTATCACAGAGGGATGTGGACTACTACTGGTGTGCCCTCAGCTTACAAAGCCAGGAGGAAGGTTTACACCGGTGGCACAGTCACTCTCCTCGGACGTTTCACTCACATAATAGTTCCTCTAATATTTTCTTCACACACACtaatcaaattttatattctattggccaattaaattattcatag